One Theropithecus gelada isolate Dixy chromosome 3, Tgel_1.0, whole genome shotgun sequence genomic window carries:
- the LOC112621756 gene encoding keratin-associated protein 15-1 has protein sequence MSYNYSSGNFSSCCFGGYLGYPVSIYNSFYPSNGIYSPNTCQLGSSLYIACQETYCELTNFQTSCTLAKSYQTSCYHPKNSIFRSPHQTNYIGSLGCGNTGLGSLGYGSIGFPSLDCGSNFYHLTIFSSRNFQETCY, from the coding sequence ATGTCTTACAACTATAGCTCTGGAAACTTCTCCTCCTGCTGTTTTGGAGGTTACCTAGGGTATCCAGTTTCCATTTATAATTCGTTCTACCCCAGCAATGGCATCTATTCTCCAAATACCTGCCAACTGGGCTCCTCTCTCTACATCGCCTGTCAGGAGACCTACTGTGAGCTCACCAACTTTCAGACATCCTGCACTTTGGCCAAATCGTATCAGACATCCTGCTACCACCCAAAGAATTCCATCTTCCGCAGTCCCCACCAGACTAACTACATAGGATCCCTTGGATGTGGAAACACTGGCCTTGGATCTCTTGGTTATGGAAGCATTGGCTTCCCATCTCTGGACTGTGGGTCCAACTTCTACCACCTAACTATCTTTTCATCCAGGAATTTCCAGGAAACTTGTTACTAA
- the LOC112621572 gene encoding LOW QUALITY PROTEIN: keratin-associated protein 23-1 (The sequence of the model RefSeq protein was modified relative to this genomic sequence to represent the inferred CDS: inserted 1 base in 1 codon; substituted 1 base at 1 genomic stop codon) → MTTNRSVSWQLRTPDGNNFETDCETVNSPADISYNCYSGNFSSHXCGGYLRYPGFSCGSSYPSNLVYSTXPLVSQHLTAGLFSLQGLSGDLLGTPWVPDILCSVQHLPDLLLLP, encoded by the exons atgacTACGAATAGATCGGTTAGCTGGCAACTTCGTACACCAGATGGCAACAATTTTGAGACAGATTGTGAAACGg TCAACTCTCCCGCCGACATATCCTACAACTGTTACTCTGGAAACTTCTCCTCCC CTTGTGGGGGCTACCTGCGCTACCCAGGCTTCTCTTGTGGCTCTTCCTACCCTAGCAACCTGGTCTACAGCACCTGACCTCTGGTATCCCAGCACCTGACAGCTGGGCTCTTCTCTCTACAGGGGCTATCAGGAGACCTGCTGGGAACTCCCTGGGTTCCAGACATACTGTGTAGTGTCCAGCATCTGCCAGACCTCCTGCTACTGCCCTAG